A stretch of the Aegilops tauschii subsp. strangulata cultivar AL8/78 chromosome 4, Aet v6.0, whole genome shotgun sequence genome encodes the following:
- the LOC109745645 gene encoding large ribosomal subunit protein uL10-like has translation MAIKKPSKTDKKHAYDQKLCQLLDEYSRVLVASADNVGSSQLAEIRRGIRGESVMLMGKNTLIRRCIAAHAERSGNADVKALIPLLQGNVGLIFTKGDLKEVREEVAKYKVGAPARVGLIAPIDVVVPPGNTGLDPSQTSFFQVLNIPTKINKGSVEIVAHVDLIKKGDKVGSSEATLLAKLGIRPFSYGLVITNVYGDGSVFSPEVLDLTEEDLMEKFACGVSMVASLSLAVSYPTLAAAPHMFLNGYKNVLALAVETDYSFPHADQIKEYLKDPSKFAVAAVPSGGGAAAAGAATAEEKKEEESDSGSDAEEGFMNLFDD, from the exons ATGGCGATCAAGAAGCCGTCCAAGACCGACAAGAAGCACGCGTACGACCAGAAGCTGTGCCAGCTCCTCGACGAGTACTCGAGGGTGCTCGTCGCGTCGGCGGACAACGTCGGCTCCAGCCAGCTCGCGGAGATCCGCAGGGGCATCCGCGGCGAGTCGGTCATGCTCATGGGGAAGAACACCCTCATCCGCCGCTGCATCGCGGCGCACGCCGAGAGGTCGGGCAACGCTGACGTCAAGGCCCTCATACCCCTCCTCCAA GGGAACGTCGGTCTCATCTTCACCAAGGGTGACCTCAAGGAGGTGCGCGAGGAGGTCGCCAAGTACAAG GTTGGGGCCCCTGCTCGTGTTGGCCTGATTGCTCCTATTGATGTGGTGGTTCCCCCTGGAAACACTGGTCTGGATCCCTCCCAAACTTCTTTCTTCCAG GTGCTTAACATCCCCACCAAGATTAACAAGGGCAGTGTCGAGATCGTCGCCCATGTGGACCTCATCAAGAAGGGTGACAAGGTGGGCTCATCCGAGGCTACCCTGCTTGCCAAGCTCGGCATCCGCCCATTCTCCTATGGTCTTGTGATCACCAATGTCTACGGCGATGGGTCGGTGTTCAGCCCCGAGGTTCTTGACCTCACCGAGGAAGACCTCATGGAGAAGTTTGCGTGTGGTGTCTCCATGGTTGCCTCGCTGTCCCTGGCAGTCTCGTACCCAACTTTGGCTGCTGCACCGCACATGTTCCTCAATGGGTACAAGAACGTGCTTGCTCTCGCCGTGGAGACAGATTACTCGTTCCCCCATGCTGATCAGATCAAGGAGTACCTCAAG GACCCTAGCAAGTTTGCTGTTGCTGCCGTGCCGTCTGGTGGTGGTGCTGCTGCGGCTGGAGCTGCTActgcggaggagaagaaagaagaggaaTCCGATAGTGGATCTGATGCTGAGGAGGGATTCATGAACCTGTTCGACGACTGA
- the LOC141021680 gene encoding uncharacterized protein, which yields MSLRRHVHLLLVNQIRCAHQLRLLKRDHLFYPTEEAAAKTRALPSLRKVPPDSPFGTIPKRKKKQAAPSDQLRSVKLPPPVFSVQPSPCPTACNGEARVQCFPLSGSMVFFTDSGARTAFFDTEARCMVTAPNLHSPKCHPMALSVPSPGPGGEQDGGDHSLYIMDTQLDPYKPSPFEALIYRKHPDSHDDVTKTWHRDTLPLPPFLNDWPHRHCISISSYSVVGDVICVSADGLGTYCFDTASRAWSRAGDWQMPFCGKAEYVPELKLWFGLSTEYPQRPCAADLSSVLRGHEPKRRYVWGDPHLPKEWLSSFDGPTSIVHLGSGRFCITNYFEDMNNSMMDRQTGPVGETIVVFTGLEVLSGKGSGKGNGIRMIKHKSCTISSTNEIETMLVL from the coding sequence ATGAGCCTCCGGCGGCACGTGCATCTGCTGTTAGTAAACCAAATAAGATGCGCGCACCAGCTTCGGCTCCTCAAGCGCGACCATTTGTTCTACCCAACAGAAGAAGCAGCAGCAAAGACGCGAGCTCTGCCCAGCCTAAGAAAAGTGCCGCCAGACTCGCCTTTCGGGACCATCCcaaaaaggaagaagaagcaggcgGCTCCCTCAGACCAGCTGCGGAGTGTTAAGCTGCCGCCGCCGGTCTTCAGCGTGCAGCCATCGCCATGCCCGACGGCTTGCAACGGCGAAGCCCGGGTGCAGTGCTTCCCTCTCTCTGGAAGCATGGTCTTCTTCACCGACAGCGGGGCACGCACCGCCTTTTTCGACACCGAGGCCCGCTGCATGGTAACCGCGCCCAACCTCCATTCGCCCAAGTGCCACCCCATGGCGCTCTCTGTCCCAAGCCCTGGGCCTGGAGGCGAGCAGGACGGCGGCGACCACAGCCTCTACATCATGGACACCCAGCTCGATCCATACAAGCCCTCTCCGTTCGAGGCCCTAATCTACCGCAAGCACCCAGATAGCCACGATGATGTCACGAAGACATGGCACCGTGACACGCTCCCGCTGCCTCCATTCCTTAATGACTGGCCACATCGCCACTGTATCTCGATATCATCCTATTCCGTGGTGGGGGACGTCATCTGCGTCTCCGCAGATGGCTTGGGCACCTACTGCTTCGACACGGCGAGCCGGGCGTGGAGCCGGGCTGGTGACTGGCAGATGCCCTTCTGCGGCAAGGCTGAGTACGTCCCTGAGCTCAAGCTCTGGTTTGGCCTCTCTACTGAATATCCCCAGCGCCCGTGCGCGGCTGATCTCTCATCTGTCCTCAGAGGGCATGAGCCGAAGCGGCGCTATGTTTGGGGGGATCCACACCTGCCGAAGGAATGGCTGTCGTCGTTCGATGGTCCCACCAGCATTGTCCACTTGGGTTCCGGTAGGTTTTGCATCACCAACTACTTTGAAGACATGAACAACTCTATGATGGATAGACAAACAGGTCCAGTTGGCGAGACAATTGTTGTTTTCACTGGTTTGGAAGTGTTGTCCGGCAAAGGAAGCGGCAAGGGCAACGGGATCCGTATGATTAAGCACAAATCATGTACAATTTCTAGCACCAACGAAATCGAGACAATGTTGGTACTCTAA
- the LOC120962414 gene encoding uncharacterized protein codes for MSSIIVPVYIKAPELSTILENNAGLEYLTKTRKVCVRRLLSANAHGYPIPPPALEYMKQYHKAYFTDEAQEQLKVAHPYVSSSAPAHEDDDQSHTSDDNGADRKKRKDLTENPTHQHQACTSGVSSVLQQTISKRPKFCLEEIHRTGHPEVDAKRKSVSSATHPGFPTEDELMLAGVSATPEEYQEFLKTMEMMYKTYENPCYDAEGLALGSLKRSEYFLMPDTIQYEPCTVDSICRGPAFWKPDRKLVSQVYALAKTQALQLGIAGDRQIKWAVLRAQAFSAGWYHGQKYSRLCSPPKNSAEIYANDLGAIEKYLSDAWKLVCFLPFLHELAFRTIGSTWSWNSDNAAKYDCKAMKFADSSSVGPALSYLTGKDLYGSALQWIGVEIPMKVLQRKVGRDAIPEVFALQCKAAPAGKALITTTHAVVKEMKTLDCWKSIQDMRKFNDTIVSAMAGKIQANPWKYHAMPKPYNLKPLSEEEQLEVTAAMTCAEDFAPITFAFTQSVMGHHQLPGYMALKKYASGALYERFKKFFAFMRKKLAKDIGAKIVAEASGIPQR; via the coding sequence ATGTCCAGCATTATTGTTCCTGTGTACATCAAGGCGCCCGAGCTATCCACAATTCTTGAGAACAATGCAGGACTTGAGTATCTTACCAAGACAAGAAAAGTTTGTGTCAGAAGGCTGCTTAGTGCTAATGCTCATGGGTACCCTATACCACCACCGGCGCTTGAATACATGAAGCAATATCACAAGGCATATTTCACAGATGAGGCACAAGAGCAGTTGAAGGTGGCTCATCCGTATGTATCAAGCAGTGCACCAGCACACGAAGACGATGATCAAAGCCATACTTCTGATGACAATGGTGCAGACAGAAAGAAACGTAAAGACTTGACAGAGAATCCTACTCACCAACATCAAGCATGTACTTCTGGTGTTTCGAGTGTACTCCAGCAAACGATTTCTAAAAGGCCCAAGTTCTGTCTGGAAGAAATTCATAGGACAGGTCACCCTGAAGTGGACGCGAAACGGAAATCCGTTTCGTCTGCTACTCATCCAGGATTTCCAACTGAAGATGAACTTATGCTGGCAGGAGTTTCAGCTACCCCTGAGGAGTACCAAGAATTTCTCAAGACAATGGAGATGATGTACAAAACATATGAGAATCCATGTTATGACGCTGAAGGCCTAGCTCTCGGTTCATTGAAGAGATCAGAGTACTTCCTCATGCCAGATACCATACAGTATGAACCATGTACAGTTGATAGCATTTGCCGAGGGCCTGCATTCTGGAAACCTGATCGGAAGCTAGTTTCTCAGGTGTACGCCCTGGCTAAAACGCAGGCGCTGCAGCTTGGCATTGCAGGGGACAGGCAAATTAAGTGGGCGGTTCTACGAGCTCAGGCATTTTCTGCTGGTTGGTATCATGGACAGAAATACTCAAGGCTTTGTTCGCCTCCAAAGAACTCAGCTGAGATTTATGCCAACGACCTGGGAGCCATTGAGAAATACCTTTCTGATGCTTGGAAGCTTGTCTGCTTCCTGCCATTTCTCCACGAGTTAGCGTTCCGAACGATTGGTAGCACATGGTCATGGAATTCTGACAATGCAGCTAAATATGATTGCAAAGCAATGAAGTTTGCTGATTCTTCATCGGTTGGTCCTGCTCTATCTTACCTGACAGGTAAAGACCTCTATGGTTCTGCTCTGCAATGGATCGGTGTCGAAATACCTATGAAGGTCCTTCAGAGAAAAGTCGGGCGTGATGCGATACCTGAAGTTTTCGCTCTCCAATGTAAAGCAGCTCCTGCTGGTAAAGCCCTGATCACTACCACTCATGCTGTTGTAAAAGAGATGAAGACTTTGGACTGCTGGAAATCCATACAGGATATGCGTAAATTCAACGATACAATAGTTAGTGCAATGGCAGGGAAGATTCAAGCAAACCCTTGGAAGTATCATGCAATGCCAAAGCCTTATAACTTGAAGCCTTTAAGTGAAGAAGAACAACTTGAGGTCACGGCTGCTATGACCTGTGCTGAAGATTTTGCACCGATAACCTTTGCGTTTACTCAGTCTGTGATGGGACATCATCAACTTCCAGGGTACATGGCACTAAAGAAGTATGCTAGTGGTGCTCTCTATGAGCGCTTCAAAAAGTTCTTTGCTTTTATGAGGAAAAAGTTAGCTAAGGATATCGGCGCAAAGATAGTTGCTGAGGCATCTGGTATTCCCCAAAGATGA